One genomic window of Bradyrhizobium sp. CCGE-LA001 includes the following:
- a CDS encoding co-chaperone GroES — protein MAKSKFRPLHDRVVVKRIDAEEKTKGGIIIPDTAKEKPSQGEIVAVGPGGRDETGKLIPIDLKVGDRVLFGKWSGTEVKIDNEELLIMKESDIMGVLA, from the coding sequence ATGGCTAAATCCAAATTTCGTCCGCTGCATGACCGTGTCGTGGTCAAACGTATCGACGCCGAGGAAAAGACCAAGGGCGGCATCATCATTCCCGACACCGCCAAGGAAAAGCCGTCCCAGGGCGAAATCGTCGCCGTCGGCCCCGGTGGCCGCGACGAGACCGGCAAGCTGATCCCGATCGACCTCAAGGTCGGCGACCGCGTGCTGTTCGGCAAGTGGTCGGGCACCGAGGTCAAGATCGACAATGAAGAGCTCCTGATCATGAAGGAGTCGGACATCATGGGCGTTCTGGCCTAA
- the groL gene encoding chaperonin GroEL (60 kDa chaperone family; promotes refolding of misfolded polypeptides especially under stressful conditions; forms two stacked rings of heptamers to form a barrel-shaped 14mer; ends can be capped by GroES; misfolded proteins enter the barrel where they are refolded when GroES binds) gives MAAKDVKFSGDARDRMLRGVDILANAVKVTLGPKGRNVVIEKSFGAPRITKDGVTVAKEIELEDKFENMGAQMVREVASKTNDLAGDGTTTATVLAQAIVREGAKAVAAGMNPMDLKRGIDTAVAAVIKDIEKRAKPVAASSEVAQVGTISANGDAAIGKMIAQAMQKVGNEGVITVEENKSLDTEVDIVEGMKFDRGYLSPYFVTNAEKMTAELEDAYILLHEKKLSGLQAMLPVLEAVVQSGKPLVIIAEDVEGEALATLVVNRLRGGLKVAAVKAPGFGDRRKAMLEDIAILTGGQLISEELGIKLENVTVKMLGRAKKVVIDKENTTIVNGAGKKPDIEARVGQIKAQIEETTSDYDREKLQERLAKLAGGVAVIRVGGATEIEVKEKKDRVEDALNATRAAVQEGIVPGGGVALLRAKKAVGRLSNDNADVQAGINIVLKALEAPVRQISENAGIEGSIVVGKILENKSETFGFDAQNEDYVDMVEKGIIDPAKVVRTALQDASSVAGLLVTTEAMVAEMPKKDAPPAMPAGGGMGGF, from the coding sequence ATGGCTGCCAAAGACGTCAAGTTTTCCGGAGACGCGCGCGATCGCATGCTGCGCGGCGTCGACATTCTCGCCAACGCCGTCAAGGTGACGCTCGGCCCCAAGGGCCGCAACGTCGTCATCGAGAAGAGCTTCGGCGCGCCCCGCATCACCAAGGACGGCGTCACCGTCGCCAAGGAGATCGAGCTCGAGGACAAGTTCGAGAACATGGGCGCCCAGATGGTGCGTGAGGTCGCCTCCAAGACCAACGACCTCGCCGGCGACGGCACCACCACCGCGACCGTGCTCGCCCAGGCCATCGTGCGCGAAGGCGCCAAGGCAGTTGCCGCCGGCATGAACCCGATGGATCTCAAGCGCGGCATCGACACAGCGGTTGCGGCCGTGATCAAGGACATCGAGAAGCGTGCCAAGCCGGTCGCGGCCTCCTCCGAGGTCGCCCAGGTCGGCACCATCTCGGCCAACGGCGACGCCGCCATCGGCAAGATGATCGCCCAGGCGATGCAGAAGGTCGGCAACGAGGGCGTCATCACCGTCGAAGAGAACAAGTCGCTCGACACCGAGGTCGACATCGTCGAGGGCATGAAGTTCGACCGCGGCTATCTGTCGCCCTACTTCGTCACCAATGCCGAGAAGATGACCGCCGAGCTCGAGGACGCCTACATCCTCCTGCACGAGAAGAAGCTCTCGGGCCTGCAGGCCATGCTGCCCGTGCTCGAAGCCGTGGTGCAGTCGGGCAAGCCGCTCGTCATCATCGCCGAGGACGTCGAGGGCGAGGCACTGGCCACGCTGGTCGTCAACCGCCTGCGCGGCGGCCTCAAGGTCGCGGCCGTCAAGGCGCCGGGCTTCGGGGACCGCCGCAAGGCCATGCTCGAGGACATCGCGATCCTGACCGGCGGCCAGCTCATCTCCGAGGAGCTCGGCATCAAGCTCGAGAACGTCACGGTGAAGATGCTCGGCCGCGCCAAGAAGGTGGTGATCGACAAGGAGAACACCACCATCGTCAACGGCGCCGGCAAGAAGCCCGACATCGAGGCGCGCGTCGGCCAGATCAAGGCGCAGATCGAGGAGACCACCTCGGACTACGACCGTGAGAAGCTCCAGGAGCGTCTCGCCAAGCTCGCCGGCGGCGTCGCGGTGATCCGCGTCGGCGGCGCGACCGAGATCGAGGTCAAGGAGAAGAAGGACCGCGTCGAGGACGCCCTCAACGCCACCCGCGCCGCGGTGCAGGAAGGCATCGTTCCCGGCGGCGGCGTCGCGCTGCTGCGCGCCAAGAAGGCGGTCGGCCGCCTGTCCAACGACAATGCCGACGTCCAGGCCGGCATCAACATCGTGCTGAAGGCGCTGGAAGCTCCGGTCCGCCAGATCTCCGAAAACGCCGGCATCGAAGGCTCGATCGTCGTCGGCAAGATTCTGGAGAACAAGTCCGAGACCTTCGGCTTCGACGCCCAGAACGAGGACTATGTCGACATGGTCGAGAAGGGCATCATCGATCCCGCGAAGGTGGTGCGCACCGCGCTCCAGGACGCCTCCTCCGTGGCCGGCCTGCTGGTCACCACCGAGGCCATGGTCGCCGAGATGCCGAAGAAGGACGCCCCGCCCGCCATGCCGGCCGGCGGCGGCATGGGCGGCTTCTAA